DNA from Mycobacterium sp. SMC-8:
GCGCCCCGCCCGGATGGGTCGGCCGCCGTACTGCTCCAGCACCGCGCGCCGTGGAGTCACCAGGGCGGCACGTGGGGGTTGCCGGGCGGTGCCCGTGACAGTCACGAGACCCCGGAACAGGCGGCGGTGCGGGAGGCGCACGAAGAGGCCGGGCTGCCTCCGGAGCAACTGACCGTGCGGACCACGGTGGTCACCGCCGAGGTGTCCGGATGGACCTACACCACGGTGATCGCCGACACCTCCGAAGAACTCGACACCATCCCCAACCGGGAGAGCGCCGAGCTGCGCTGGGTCGCCGAGGACGAGGTCGCCGACCTTCCCCTGCATCCCGGCTTCGCCGCGAGCTGGCAGCGTCTGCGCGAGGTCACGGCCGCGATCCCGCTGCTGGTCAACCCGCAGCGCTGAGCAGTCCGGCCAGCGTTTCGGCCGCCGCCTTCGGGTCGTCGGCCGCGGTGATCGCCCGCACCACCACCACCCGCCGCGCCCCGGCCGCCAGCACTTCCGGCAGCCGGTCGGCGTCGATG
Protein-coding regions in this window:
- a CDS encoding NUDIX hydrolase yields the protein MRGDGDGWVVSATGNAYWGRHGAAGLLLRAPRPDGSAAVLLQHRAPWSHQGGTWGLPGGARDSHETPEQAAVREAHEEAGLPPEQLTVRTTVVTAEVSGWTYTTVIADTSEELDTIPNRESAELRWVAEDEVADLPLHPGFAASWQRLREVTAAIPLLVNPQR